One part of the Arabidopsis thaliana chromosome 4, partial sequence genome encodes these proteins:
- the SPT gene encoding basic helix-loop-helix (bHLH) DNA-binding superfamily protein (SPATULA (SPT); CONTAINS InterPro DOMAIN/s: Helix-loop-helix DNA-binding domain (InterPro:IPR001092), Helix-loop-helix DNA-binding (InterPro:IPR011598); BEST Arabidopsis thaliana protein match is: basic helix-loop-helix (bHLH) DNA-binding superfamily protein (TAIR:AT5G67110.1); Has 30201 Blast hits to 17322 proteins in 780 species: Archae - 12; Bacteria - 1396; Metazoa - 17338; Fungi - 3422; Plants - 5037; Viruses - 0; Other Eukaryotes - 2996 (source: NCBI BLink).) produces MISQREEREEKKQRVMGDKKLISSSSSSSVYDTRINHHLHHPPSSSDEISQFLRHIFDRSSPLPSYYSPATTTTTASLIGVHGSGDPHADNSRSLVSHHPPSDSVLMSKRVGDFSEVLIGGGSGSAAACFGFSGGGNNNNVQGNSSGTRVSSSSVGASGNETDEYDCESEEGGEAVVDEAPSSKSGPSSRSSSKRCRAAEVHNLSEKRRRSRINEKMKALQSLIPNSNKTDKASMLDEAIEYLKQLQLQVQMLTMRNGINLHPLCLPGTTLHPLQLSQIRPPEATNDPLLNHTNQFASTSNAPEMINTVASSYALEPSIRSHFGPFPLLTSPVEMSREGGLTHPRLNIGHSNANITGEQALFDGQPDLKDRIT; encoded by the exons ATGATAtcacagagagaagaaagagaagagaagaagcagagagtgATGGGAGATAAGaaattgatttcatcttcttcttcttcctcggttTACGATACTCGTatcaatcatcatcttcatcatcctccGTCTTCTTCCGACGAAATCTCTCAGTTTCTCCGGCATATTTTCGACCGTTCTTCTCCTTTACCTTCTTACTACTCCCCGGCGACGACTACAACGACGGCGTCTTTGATTGGTGTGCACGGGAGCGGTGACCCACATGCAGATAACTCGAGAAGTCTCGTTTCTCATCATCCACCGTCAGATTCTGTGCTTATGTCGAAACGTGTCGGAGATTTCTCTGAGGTTTTAATCGGCGGAGGATCAGGCTCAGCCGCCGCGTGTTTTGGTTTCTCCGGTGGTGGTAATAATAACAACGTTCAAGGAAATAGCTCTGGGACTCGAGTATCGTCTTCTTCCGTTGGAGCTAGTGGCAACGAGACAGATGAGTATGACTGTGAAAGCGAG GAAGGAGGAGAAGCTGTAGTTGATGAAGCTCCCTCTTCCAAGTCAGGTCCTTCTTCTCGTAGTTCATCTAAAAGATGCAGAGCTGCTGAAGTTCATAATCTCTCTGAGAAG AGGAGGAGAAGTagaattaatgaaaaaatgaaagcttTACAAAGTCTCATCCCTAATTCAAATAAG ACGGATAAGGCTTCAATGCTTGATGAAGCCATTGAGTATCTGAAACAGCTTCAGCTCCAAGTTCAG ATGTTGACTATGAGAAATGGAATAAACTTGCATCCTTTGTGTTTACCTGGAACTACATTACACCCATTGCAACTCTCTCAGATTCGACCCCCTGAAGCAACCAATGATCCTCTGCTTAATCATACCAATCAGTTTGCTTCGACTTCTAATGCACCGGAAATGATCAATACTGTGGCTTCTTCATACGCTTTGGAACCTTCTATTCGCAGTCACTTTGGACCTTTCCCTCTCCTTACTTCACCCGTG GAGATGAGTCGGGAAGGTGGGTTAACTCATCCAAGGTTGAACATTGGTCATTCCAACGCAAACATAACCG GGGAACAAGCTCTGTTTGATGGACAACCTGACCTAAAAGATCGAATTACTTGA